The proteins below are encoded in one region of Castor canadensis chromosome 6, mCasCan1.hap1v2, whole genome shotgun sequence:
- the H4c16 gene encoding histone H4, whose protein sequence is MSGRGKGGKGLGKGGAKRHRKVLRDNIQGITKPAIRRLARRGGVKRISGLIYEETRGVLKVFLENVIRDAVTYTEHAKRKTVTAMDVVYALKRQGRTLYGFGG, encoded by the coding sequence ATGTCCGGACGAGGCAAAGGCGGTAAAGGACTCGGGAAGGGAGGTGCTAAGCGCCACCGCAAAGTCCTTCGCGATAACATCCAGGGCATCACGAAGCCTGCGATCCGCCGCCTCGCCCGCCGCGGGGGCGTGAAGCGCATCTCGGGGCTCATCTACGAAGAAACGCGGGGAGTCCTCAAGGTCTTCCTGGAGAACGTGATCCGGGACGCGGTGACCTACACGGAGCACGCCAAGCGCAAGACGGTCACGGCCATGGACGTGGTGTACGCACTGAAGCGCCAGGGCCGCACTCTGTACGGCTTCGGCGGCTGA